A region from the Chionomys nivalis chromosome 22, mChiNiv1.1, whole genome shotgun sequence genome encodes:
- the Tsc1 gene encoding hamartin isoform X1, with translation MAQLANIGELLSMLDSPTLGLRDDVTTIFKESLNSERGPMLVNTLVDYYLETNSQPVLHILTTLQEPHDKHLLDKINEYVGKASTRLSILSLLGHVVRLQPSWKHKLSQAPLLPSLLKCLKMDTDVVVLTTGVLVLITMLPMIPQSGKQHLLDFFDIFGRLSSWCLKKPGHVTEVYLVHLHASVYALFHRLYGMYPCNFVSFLRSHYSMKENVETFEEVVKPMMEHVRIHPELVTGSKDHELDPRRWKTLETHDVVIECAKISLDPTEASYEDGYSVSHQLSACLPHRSADVTTSPYVDTQNSYGGATSTPSSTSRLMLFSPAGQLPQSLSSPSTRLLPEPLQATLWSPSMVCGMTTPPTSPGNVPPDLSHPYSKAFGTTGGKGTPLGTPATSPPPAPPCPPDDCVHGPASQATAAPPRKEERADSSRPHLQRQPYLLNDRGLEDLPSSKGSVTLGNLSDFLGDLASEEDSIEKDKEEAAISKELSEITTAEADPVVPRGGFDSPFYRDSLSGSQRKTHSTASGTQGSSINPETLHSSLDKHGPDTPKQAFTPIDPPSGSADASPAGDRDRQTSLETSILTPSPCKIPPQRGVSFGSGQPPPYDHLFEVALPKTACHFVSKKTEELLKKVKGNPEEDCAPSTSPMEVLDRLIEQGADAHSKELSKLSLPSKSVDWTHFGGSPPSDEIRTLRDQLLLLHNQLLYERFKRQQHALRNRRLLRKVIRAAALEEHNAAMKDQLKLQEEDIKMWKVSLEKEQTRYSQLQEQHDTMVTQLHSQIRQLQHDREEFYNQSQELQTKLEDCRNMIAELRAELKKANYKVCHTELLLSQVSQKLSNSESVQQQMEFLNRQLLVLGEVNELYLEQLQSKHPDTTKEVEMMKTAYRKELEKNRSHLLQQNQRLEASQKRVVELESLLAKKDHLLLEQKKYLEDVKSQASGQLQAAESRYEAQKKITRVLELEILDLYGRLEKDGRLRKLEEDKAETAEAAEERLDCCSDGCSDSLIGHNEEASGHNGETRPSRPSGTRVSCGGRSTGGSSSSSSELSTPEKPPSQRFSSRWETTVGEPSSSIPTVGSLPSSKSFLGMKARELFRNKSESQCDEDGVTSSSLSETLKTELGKDSGMENKTPFNLEASHPSSPNSDSVGQLHIMDYNETHHEHS, from the exons ATGGCCCAGCTAGCCAACATTGGGGAACTACTCTCCATGCTGGACTCTCCCACACTGGGCTTGCGGGATGACGTGACAACCATCTTTAAGGAGTCCCTCAATTCTG AACGTGGGCCTATGCTTGTGAACACCTTGGTGGATTACTATCTGGAAACAAATTCTCAGCCGGTATTGCACATCCTGACCACCTTGCAAGAGCCGCATGATAAG CACCTCTTGGATAAAATTAATGAGTATGTAGGCAAAGCCTCCACCCGTTTATCTATCCTCTCGCTGCTGGGGCATGTTGTGAGACTACAGCCATCTTGGAAGCATAAGCTCTCTCAAGcacctcttctgccttctttattGAAATGTCTCAAG ATGGACACTGATGTTGTGGTCCTCACAACTGGTGTCTTAGTGTTGATCACCATGCTACCGATGATCCCACAGTCAGGGAAGCAGCATCTTCTTGATTTCTTTGACATCTTTGGCCGTCTCTCGTCATGGTGCCTGAAGAAACCAG GCCATGTGACAGAAGTCTACCTTGTCCATCTCCATGCCAGTGTTTATGCCCTCTTTCATCGCCTCTATGGAATGTACCCTTGTAACTTCGTCTCCTTCCTGCGCTCTCACTATAGTATGAAGGAAAACGTGGAGACTTTTGAAGAAGTTGTCAAG CCTATGATGGAGCATGTACGAATTCATCCGGAATTAGTGACTGGATCCAAGGACCATGAACTGGACCCTCGAAG GTGGAAGACATTAGAAACTCATGATGTTGTAATAGAGTGTGCCAAAATCTCTCTGGACCCTACAGAAGCCTCGTATGAAGACGGCTATTCTGTGTCTCAccagctctctgcctgcctccctcaccGTTCAGCTGATGTCACCACCAGCCCTTATGTAGACACACAGAATAGCTATG GGGGCGCTACTTCCACCCCTTCCTCCACTTCTCGACTGATGTTGTTCAGTCCAGCTGGGCAGCTACCTCAGAGTCTGAGTTCCCCATCAACACGGCTGTTACCTGAGCCGCTGCAA GCTACTCTCTGGAGCCCATCTATGGTTTGTGGTATGACCACTCCTCCTACGTCTCCTGGAAATGTCCCACCTGACTTGTCACACCCCTACAGTAAAGCCTTTGGGACCACGG GTGGAAAAGGAACTCCTTTGGGAACCCCGGCAACCTCTCCTCCTCCAGCCCCGCCCTGTCCCCCAGATGACTGTGTACATGGGCCAGCCTCCCAGGCCACAGCTGCACCCCCCAGGAAG gaAGAAAGAGCAGATTCCTCAAGGCCTCACCTGCAGAGACAGCCTTATCTTCTAAATGACCGAGGACTAG AGGATTTGCCTTCAAGCAAAGGTTCTGTTACTCTGGGGAATCTATCAGATTTCCTAGGTGACCTGGCTTCTGAGGAAGACAGTATTGAGAAAGATAAGGAAGAAG CTGCAATATCTAAAGAACTTTCTGAGATCACCACTGCAGAGGCGGATCCTGTAGTTCCTCGAGGGGGCTTTGACTCTCCCTTCTACCGAGACAGTCTCTCTGGTTCTCAGCGGAAGACTCATTCGACAGCCTCTGGGACTCAGGGCTCCAGCATCAACCCTGAGACTTTGCACTCCTCTCTGGACAAACATGGGCCTGACACACCAAAGCAAGCCTTTACTCCTATAGACCCACCCTCTGGCAGTGCTGATGCCAGTCCCGCTGGGGACAGAGATCGCCAGACTTCTCTGGAAACCAGTATCCTCACTCCCAGCCCTTGCAAAATTCCACCTCAGAGAGGAGTGAGCTTTGGAAGTGGTCAGCCTCCCCCATATGATCATCTCTTTGAGGTGGCCTTGCCAAAGACTGCCTGTCACTTTGTCAGCAAGAAGACTGAGGAGCTGCTGAAGAAAGTGAAAGGGAACCCTGAGGAAGACTGTGCGCCCTCTACCTCCCCAATGGAAGTACTGGACAGACTGATAGAGCAGGGAGCAGATGCGCACAGCAAGGAGCTGAGCAA GTTGTCCTTACCCAGCAAATCTGTTGACTGGACCCACTTTGGAG GCTCTCCTCCCTCAGATGAGATCCGCACCCTCCGAGACCAGTTGCTTTTACTGCACAACCAGCTGCTGTATGAGCGGTTCAAGCGGCAGCAGCACGCCCTCAGGAACAGAAGGCTCCTGCGCAAGGTGATCAGGGCAGCCGCTCTGGAGGAGCACAACGCGGCCATG AAAGATCAGTTGAAGTTACAAGAGGAAGACATCAAGATGTGGAAGGTGagtcttgagaaagaacaaacTCGATACAGTCAGCTTCAGGAACAGCATGACACCATGGTGACCCAACTGCACAGCCAGATCAGACAGCTGCAGCATGACCGGGAAGAATTCTACAACCAGAGCCAGGAGTTACAG ACAAAACTGGAGGACTGCAGGAACATGATTGCAGAGCTGCGGGCAGAGCTGAAGAAGGCCAACTACAAGGTGTGCCACACTGAGCTGCTGCTCAGCCAGGTTTCTCAGAAG CTCTCCAATAGTGAGTCGGTGCAGCAGCAGATGGAGTTCTTGAATAGGCAGCTTCTGGTACTCGGGGAGGTCAATGAGCTGTACTTGGAGCAGCTGCAAAGCAAGCATCCTGACACCACCAAG gaagtagaaatgatgaaaACTGCATATCggaaagaactagaaaagaacAGAAGCCATCTTCTCCAGCAGAACCAGAGGCTGGAGGCCTCACAGAAGCGAGTGGTGGAACTGGAATCACTTCTGGCCAAGAAAGACCACCTTCTCCTAGAACAGAAGAAATACCTTGAGGATGTCAAGAGCCAGGCGAG TGGACAGCTGCAGGCTGCAGAGAGCAGGTATGAGGCTCAGAAGAAGATCACTCGGGTGTTGGAACTGGAGATTCTAGACTTGTACGGCAGGTTGGAGAAAGATGGCCGCCTACGGAAACTAGAAGAGGACAAAGCAGaaacagcagaagcagcagaagagag GCTTGACTGTTGTAGTGACGGCTGCTCAGATTCCTTGATAGGGCATAATGAAGAGGCTTCTGGCCACAACGGTGAGACCAGGCCCTCCAGGCCTAGTGGTACCCGGGTCAGCTGTGGAGGCAGAAGCactggcggcagcagcagcagcagcagtgagctTTCCACTCCAGAGAAACCCCCGAGCCAGAGGTTCAGCAGCCGCTGGGAAACCACTGTGGGTGAGCCCTCCAGCAGCATCCCCACTGTTGGCTCACTTCCCAGTTCCAAAAGCTTCCTGGGCATGAAGGCCCGGGAACTGTTCCGTAATAAGAGTGAAAGCCAGTGTGATGAGGACGGTGTGACCAGCAGTAGCCTTTCTGAGACACTAAAGACGGAACTGGGCAAAGACTCAGGCATGGAAAACAAGACTCCCTTTAATCTAGAAGCCTCACACCCATCTTCCCCAAACTCGGACAGTGTGGGGCAGCTCCACATCATGGACTACAATGAGACTCATCACGAGCACAGCTGA
- the Tsc1 gene encoding hamartin isoform X2: protein MAQLANIGELLSMLDSPTLGLRDDVTTIFKESLNSERGPMLVNTLVDYYLETNSQPVLHILTTLQEPHDKHLLDKINEYVGKASTRLSILSLLGHVVRLQPSWKHKLSQAPLLPSLLKCLKMDTDVVVLTTGVLVLITMLPMIPQSGKQHLLDFFDIFGRLSSWCLKKPGHVTEVYLVHLHASVYALFHRLYGMYPCNFVSFLRSHYSMKENVETFEEVVKPMMEHVRIHPELVTGSKDHELDPRRWKTLETHDVVIECAKISLDPTEASYEDGYSVSHQLSACLPHRSADVTTSPYVDTQNSYGGATSTPSSTSRLMLFSPAGQLPQSLSSPSTRLLPEPLQATLWSPSMVCGMTTPPTSPGNVPPDLSHPYSKAFGTTGGKGTPLGTPATSPPPAPPCPPDDCVHGPASQATAAPPRKEERADSSRPHLQRQPYLLNDRGLEDLPSSKGSVTLGNLSDFLGDLASEEDSIEKDKEEAAISKELSEITTAEADPVVPRGGFDSPFYRDSLSGSQRKTHSTASGTQGSSINPETLHSSLDKHGPDTPKQAFTPIDPPSGSADASPAGDRDRQTSLETSILTPSPCKIPPQRGVSFGSGQPPPYDHLFEVALPKTACHFVSKKTEELLKKVKGNPEEDCAPSTSPMEVLDRLIEQGADAHSKELSKLSLPSKSVDWTHFGDEIRTLRDQLLLLHNQLLYERFKRQQHALRNRRLLRKVIRAAALEEHNAAMKDQLKLQEEDIKMWKVSLEKEQTRYSQLQEQHDTMVTQLHSQIRQLQHDREEFYNQSQELQTKLEDCRNMIAELRAELKKANYKVCHTELLLSQVSQKLSNSESVQQQMEFLNRQLLVLGEVNELYLEQLQSKHPDTTKEVEMMKTAYRKELEKNRSHLLQQNQRLEASQKRVVELESLLAKKDHLLLEQKKYLEDVKSQASGQLQAAESRYEAQKKITRVLELEILDLYGRLEKDGRLRKLEEDKAETAEAAEERLDCCSDGCSDSLIGHNEEASGHNGETRPSRPSGTRVSCGGRSTGGSSSSSSELSTPEKPPSQRFSSRWETTVGEPSSSIPTVGSLPSSKSFLGMKARELFRNKSESQCDEDGVTSSSLSETLKTELGKDSGMENKTPFNLEASHPSSPNSDSVGQLHIMDYNETHHEHS from the exons ATGGCCCAGCTAGCCAACATTGGGGAACTACTCTCCATGCTGGACTCTCCCACACTGGGCTTGCGGGATGACGTGACAACCATCTTTAAGGAGTCCCTCAATTCTG AACGTGGGCCTATGCTTGTGAACACCTTGGTGGATTACTATCTGGAAACAAATTCTCAGCCGGTATTGCACATCCTGACCACCTTGCAAGAGCCGCATGATAAG CACCTCTTGGATAAAATTAATGAGTATGTAGGCAAAGCCTCCACCCGTTTATCTATCCTCTCGCTGCTGGGGCATGTTGTGAGACTACAGCCATCTTGGAAGCATAAGCTCTCTCAAGcacctcttctgccttctttattGAAATGTCTCAAG ATGGACACTGATGTTGTGGTCCTCACAACTGGTGTCTTAGTGTTGATCACCATGCTACCGATGATCCCACAGTCAGGGAAGCAGCATCTTCTTGATTTCTTTGACATCTTTGGCCGTCTCTCGTCATGGTGCCTGAAGAAACCAG GCCATGTGACAGAAGTCTACCTTGTCCATCTCCATGCCAGTGTTTATGCCCTCTTTCATCGCCTCTATGGAATGTACCCTTGTAACTTCGTCTCCTTCCTGCGCTCTCACTATAGTATGAAGGAAAACGTGGAGACTTTTGAAGAAGTTGTCAAG CCTATGATGGAGCATGTACGAATTCATCCGGAATTAGTGACTGGATCCAAGGACCATGAACTGGACCCTCGAAG GTGGAAGACATTAGAAACTCATGATGTTGTAATAGAGTGTGCCAAAATCTCTCTGGACCCTACAGAAGCCTCGTATGAAGACGGCTATTCTGTGTCTCAccagctctctgcctgcctccctcaccGTTCAGCTGATGTCACCACCAGCCCTTATGTAGACACACAGAATAGCTATG GGGGCGCTACTTCCACCCCTTCCTCCACTTCTCGACTGATGTTGTTCAGTCCAGCTGGGCAGCTACCTCAGAGTCTGAGTTCCCCATCAACACGGCTGTTACCTGAGCCGCTGCAA GCTACTCTCTGGAGCCCATCTATGGTTTGTGGTATGACCACTCCTCCTACGTCTCCTGGAAATGTCCCACCTGACTTGTCACACCCCTACAGTAAAGCCTTTGGGACCACGG GTGGAAAAGGAACTCCTTTGGGAACCCCGGCAACCTCTCCTCCTCCAGCCCCGCCCTGTCCCCCAGATGACTGTGTACATGGGCCAGCCTCCCAGGCCACAGCTGCACCCCCCAGGAAG gaAGAAAGAGCAGATTCCTCAAGGCCTCACCTGCAGAGACAGCCTTATCTTCTAAATGACCGAGGACTAG AGGATTTGCCTTCAAGCAAAGGTTCTGTTACTCTGGGGAATCTATCAGATTTCCTAGGTGACCTGGCTTCTGAGGAAGACAGTATTGAGAAAGATAAGGAAGAAG CTGCAATATCTAAAGAACTTTCTGAGATCACCACTGCAGAGGCGGATCCTGTAGTTCCTCGAGGGGGCTTTGACTCTCCCTTCTACCGAGACAGTCTCTCTGGTTCTCAGCGGAAGACTCATTCGACAGCCTCTGGGACTCAGGGCTCCAGCATCAACCCTGAGACTTTGCACTCCTCTCTGGACAAACATGGGCCTGACACACCAAAGCAAGCCTTTACTCCTATAGACCCACCCTCTGGCAGTGCTGATGCCAGTCCCGCTGGGGACAGAGATCGCCAGACTTCTCTGGAAACCAGTATCCTCACTCCCAGCCCTTGCAAAATTCCACCTCAGAGAGGAGTGAGCTTTGGAAGTGGTCAGCCTCCCCCATATGATCATCTCTTTGAGGTGGCCTTGCCAAAGACTGCCTGTCACTTTGTCAGCAAGAAGACTGAGGAGCTGCTGAAGAAAGTGAAAGGGAACCCTGAGGAAGACTGTGCGCCCTCTACCTCCCCAATGGAAGTACTGGACAGACTGATAGAGCAGGGAGCAGATGCGCACAGCAAGGAGCTGAGCAA GTTGTCCTTACCCAGCAAATCTGTTGACTGGACCCACTTTGGAG ATGAGATCCGCACCCTCCGAGACCAGTTGCTTTTACTGCACAACCAGCTGCTGTATGAGCGGTTCAAGCGGCAGCAGCACGCCCTCAGGAACAGAAGGCTCCTGCGCAAGGTGATCAGGGCAGCCGCTCTGGAGGAGCACAACGCGGCCATG AAAGATCAGTTGAAGTTACAAGAGGAAGACATCAAGATGTGGAAGGTGagtcttgagaaagaacaaacTCGATACAGTCAGCTTCAGGAACAGCATGACACCATGGTGACCCAACTGCACAGCCAGATCAGACAGCTGCAGCATGACCGGGAAGAATTCTACAACCAGAGCCAGGAGTTACAG ACAAAACTGGAGGACTGCAGGAACATGATTGCAGAGCTGCGGGCAGAGCTGAAGAAGGCCAACTACAAGGTGTGCCACACTGAGCTGCTGCTCAGCCAGGTTTCTCAGAAG CTCTCCAATAGTGAGTCGGTGCAGCAGCAGATGGAGTTCTTGAATAGGCAGCTTCTGGTACTCGGGGAGGTCAATGAGCTGTACTTGGAGCAGCTGCAAAGCAAGCATCCTGACACCACCAAG gaagtagaaatgatgaaaACTGCATATCggaaagaactagaaaagaacAGAAGCCATCTTCTCCAGCAGAACCAGAGGCTGGAGGCCTCACAGAAGCGAGTGGTGGAACTGGAATCACTTCTGGCCAAGAAAGACCACCTTCTCCTAGAACAGAAGAAATACCTTGAGGATGTCAAGAGCCAGGCGAG TGGACAGCTGCAGGCTGCAGAGAGCAGGTATGAGGCTCAGAAGAAGATCACTCGGGTGTTGGAACTGGAGATTCTAGACTTGTACGGCAGGTTGGAGAAAGATGGCCGCCTACGGAAACTAGAAGAGGACAAAGCAGaaacagcagaagcagcagaagagag GCTTGACTGTTGTAGTGACGGCTGCTCAGATTCCTTGATAGGGCATAATGAAGAGGCTTCTGGCCACAACGGTGAGACCAGGCCCTCCAGGCCTAGTGGTACCCGGGTCAGCTGTGGAGGCAGAAGCactggcggcagcagcagcagcagcagtgagctTTCCACTCCAGAGAAACCCCCGAGCCAGAGGTTCAGCAGCCGCTGGGAAACCACTGTGGGTGAGCCCTCCAGCAGCATCCCCACTGTTGGCTCACTTCCCAGTTCCAAAAGCTTCCTGGGCATGAAGGCCCGGGAACTGTTCCGTAATAAGAGTGAAAGCCAGTGTGATGAGGACGGTGTGACCAGCAGTAGCCTTTCTGAGACACTAAAGACGGAACTGGGCAAAGACTCAGGCATGGAAAACAAGACTCCCTTTAATCTAGAAGCCTCACACCCATCTTCCCCAAACTCGGACAGTGTGGGGCAGCTCCACATCATGGACTACAATGAGACTCATCACGAGCACAGCTGA
- the Tsc1 gene encoding hamartin isoform X3, whose amino-acid sequence MDTDVVVLTTGVLVLITMLPMIPQSGKQHLLDFFDIFGRLSSWCLKKPGHVTEVYLVHLHASVYALFHRLYGMYPCNFVSFLRSHYSMKENVETFEEVVKPMMEHVRIHPELVTGSKDHELDPRRWKTLETHDVVIECAKISLDPTEASYEDGYSVSHQLSACLPHRSADVTTSPYVDTQNSYGGATSTPSSTSRLMLFSPAGQLPQSLSSPSTRLLPEPLQATLWSPSMVCGMTTPPTSPGNVPPDLSHPYSKAFGTTGGKGTPLGTPATSPPPAPPCPPDDCVHGPASQATAAPPRKEERADSSRPHLQRQPYLLNDRGLEDLPSSKGSVTLGNLSDFLGDLASEEDSIEKDKEEAAISKELSEITTAEADPVVPRGGFDSPFYRDSLSGSQRKTHSTASGTQGSSINPETLHSSLDKHGPDTPKQAFTPIDPPSGSADASPAGDRDRQTSLETSILTPSPCKIPPQRGVSFGSGQPPPYDHLFEVALPKTACHFVSKKTEELLKKVKGNPEEDCAPSTSPMEVLDRLIEQGADAHSKELSKLSLPSKSVDWTHFGGSPPSDEIRTLRDQLLLLHNQLLYERFKRQQHALRNRRLLRKVIRAAALEEHNAAMKDQLKLQEEDIKMWKVSLEKEQTRYSQLQEQHDTMVTQLHSQIRQLQHDREEFYNQSQELQTKLEDCRNMIAELRAELKKANYKVCHTELLLSQVSQKLSNSESVQQQMEFLNRQLLVLGEVNELYLEQLQSKHPDTTKEVEMMKTAYRKELEKNRSHLLQQNQRLEASQKRVVELESLLAKKDHLLLEQKKYLEDVKSQASGQLQAAESRYEAQKKITRVLELEILDLYGRLEKDGRLRKLEEDKAETAEAAEERLDCCSDGCSDSLIGHNEEASGHNGETRPSRPSGTRVSCGGRSTGGSSSSSSELSTPEKPPSQRFSSRWETTVGEPSSSIPTVGSLPSSKSFLGMKARELFRNKSESQCDEDGVTSSSLSETLKTELGKDSGMENKTPFNLEASHPSSPNSDSVGQLHIMDYNETHHEHS is encoded by the exons ATGGACACTGATGTTGTGGTCCTCACAACTGGTGTCTTAGTGTTGATCACCATGCTACCGATGATCCCACAGTCAGGGAAGCAGCATCTTCTTGATTTCTTTGACATCTTTGGCCGTCTCTCGTCATGGTGCCTGAAGAAACCAG GCCATGTGACAGAAGTCTACCTTGTCCATCTCCATGCCAGTGTTTATGCCCTCTTTCATCGCCTCTATGGAATGTACCCTTGTAACTTCGTCTCCTTCCTGCGCTCTCACTATAGTATGAAGGAAAACGTGGAGACTTTTGAAGAAGTTGTCAAG CCTATGATGGAGCATGTACGAATTCATCCGGAATTAGTGACTGGATCCAAGGACCATGAACTGGACCCTCGAAG GTGGAAGACATTAGAAACTCATGATGTTGTAATAGAGTGTGCCAAAATCTCTCTGGACCCTACAGAAGCCTCGTATGAAGACGGCTATTCTGTGTCTCAccagctctctgcctgcctccctcaccGTTCAGCTGATGTCACCACCAGCCCTTATGTAGACACACAGAATAGCTATG GGGGCGCTACTTCCACCCCTTCCTCCACTTCTCGACTGATGTTGTTCAGTCCAGCTGGGCAGCTACCTCAGAGTCTGAGTTCCCCATCAACACGGCTGTTACCTGAGCCGCTGCAA GCTACTCTCTGGAGCCCATCTATGGTTTGTGGTATGACCACTCCTCCTACGTCTCCTGGAAATGTCCCACCTGACTTGTCACACCCCTACAGTAAAGCCTTTGGGACCACGG GTGGAAAAGGAACTCCTTTGGGAACCCCGGCAACCTCTCCTCCTCCAGCCCCGCCCTGTCCCCCAGATGACTGTGTACATGGGCCAGCCTCCCAGGCCACAGCTGCACCCCCCAGGAAG gaAGAAAGAGCAGATTCCTCAAGGCCTCACCTGCAGAGACAGCCTTATCTTCTAAATGACCGAGGACTAG AGGATTTGCCTTCAAGCAAAGGTTCTGTTACTCTGGGGAATCTATCAGATTTCCTAGGTGACCTGGCTTCTGAGGAAGACAGTATTGAGAAAGATAAGGAAGAAG CTGCAATATCTAAAGAACTTTCTGAGATCACCACTGCAGAGGCGGATCCTGTAGTTCCTCGAGGGGGCTTTGACTCTCCCTTCTACCGAGACAGTCTCTCTGGTTCTCAGCGGAAGACTCATTCGACAGCCTCTGGGACTCAGGGCTCCAGCATCAACCCTGAGACTTTGCACTCCTCTCTGGACAAACATGGGCCTGACACACCAAAGCAAGCCTTTACTCCTATAGACCCACCCTCTGGCAGTGCTGATGCCAGTCCCGCTGGGGACAGAGATCGCCAGACTTCTCTGGAAACCAGTATCCTCACTCCCAGCCCTTGCAAAATTCCACCTCAGAGAGGAGTGAGCTTTGGAAGTGGTCAGCCTCCCCCATATGATCATCTCTTTGAGGTGGCCTTGCCAAAGACTGCCTGTCACTTTGTCAGCAAGAAGACTGAGGAGCTGCTGAAGAAAGTGAAAGGGAACCCTGAGGAAGACTGTGCGCCCTCTACCTCCCCAATGGAAGTACTGGACAGACTGATAGAGCAGGGAGCAGATGCGCACAGCAAGGAGCTGAGCAA GTTGTCCTTACCCAGCAAATCTGTTGACTGGACCCACTTTGGAG GCTCTCCTCCCTCAGATGAGATCCGCACCCTCCGAGACCAGTTGCTTTTACTGCACAACCAGCTGCTGTATGAGCGGTTCAAGCGGCAGCAGCACGCCCTCAGGAACAGAAGGCTCCTGCGCAAGGTGATCAGGGCAGCCGCTCTGGAGGAGCACAACGCGGCCATG AAAGATCAGTTGAAGTTACAAGAGGAAGACATCAAGATGTGGAAGGTGagtcttgagaaagaacaaacTCGATACAGTCAGCTTCAGGAACAGCATGACACCATGGTGACCCAACTGCACAGCCAGATCAGACAGCTGCAGCATGACCGGGAAGAATTCTACAACCAGAGCCAGGAGTTACAG ACAAAACTGGAGGACTGCAGGAACATGATTGCAGAGCTGCGGGCAGAGCTGAAGAAGGCCAACTACAAGGTGTGCCACACTGAGCTGCTGCTCAGCCAGGTTTCTCAGAAG CTCTCCAATAGTGAGTCGGTGCAGCAGCAGATGGAGTTCTTGAATAGGCAGCTTCTGGTACTCGGGGAGGTCAATGAGCTGTACTTGGAGCAGCTGCAAAGCAAGCATCCTGACACCACCAAG gaagtagaaatgatgaaaACTGCATATCggaaagaactagaaaagaacAGAAGCCATCTTCTCCAGCAGAACCAGAGGCTGGAGGCCTCACAGAAGCGAGTGGTGGAACTGGAATCACTTCTGGCCAAGAAAGACCACCTTCTCCTAGAACAGAAGAAATACCTTGAGGATGTCAAGAGCCAGGCGAG TGGACAGCTGCAGGCTGCAGAGAGCAGGTATGAGGCTCAGAAGAAGATCACTCGGGTGTTGGAACTGGAGATTCTAGACTTGTACGGCAGGTTGGAGAAAGATGGCCGCCTACGGAAACTAGAAGAGGACAAAGCAGaaacagcagaagcagcagaagagag GCTTGACTGTTGTAGTGACGGCTGCTCAGATTCCTTGATAGGGCATAATGAAGAGGCTTCTGGCCACAACGGTGAGACCAGGCCCTCCAGGCCTAGTGGTACCCGGGTCAGCTGTGGAGGCAGAAGCactggcggcagcagcagcagcagcagtgagctTTCCACTCCAGAGAAACCCCCGAGCCAGAGGTTCAGCAGCCGCTGGGAAACCACTGTGGGTGAGCCCTCCAGCAGCATCCCCACTGTTGGCTCACTTCCCAGTTCCAAAAGCTTCCTGGGCATGAAGGCCCGGGAACTGTTCCGTAATAAGAGTGAAAGCCAGTGTGATGAGGACGGTGTGACCAGCAGTAGCCTTTCTGAGACACTAAAGACGGAACTGGGCAAAGACTCAGGCATGGAAAACAAGACTCCCTTTAATCTAGAAGCCTCACACCCATCTTCCCCAAACTCGGACAGTGTGGGGCAGCTCCACATCATGGACTACAATGAGACTCATCACGAGCACAGCTGA